CTGCATCAACCCAAATGCCCCCTCCAGCTTCTCCATCTCCCTTTATCCCTCAGAATCCCCATGTAATAACCGGATGGGATTAATTAGCTGGCTGCTCTCTCAGCTCAGGGTGTCTGGGGTAGGTAGGGATGGGGGCAATGGAAACGCAGGGTTGGGGAAGGATGTTAAGTTGGAAGtgaaggggcagggagggggtttCGTTTGAAAGGAGTATGGGAGCAGGGCAGCCCAGCCTGGGTTTCCActggggagggcagggcctgggccacTCATAAAGGTCAGTGAGGGGATTAGGAGCCTCCATGTCTAATCCGACAGCTTAACTAGGTCCTGGCCCTGAATCCGTCTCCACCTGCCCAGCCCAGGGACAGCAAATGAGGACGAGGCCCAGACACCACTTCAGCCCCCATTACGGCTTCCCTCTTTACAGGGGTGCCTGGGTTCCCTATTCCAGCCAGTCCCTTGACCACATTCCGTTACAAATAATGGGACatagaggctggggaaggggaaggggaaggggcctCAGAGGAGGGAGGAGTTTAAGAAGGGCAagggtggctgggcacggtggctcacgcctatgggcacggtggctcacgcctagcactttgggaggctgaggcgggtggatcacctgaggtcaggagtttgagaccagcctggccaacatggcgaaaccccgtctctactaaaaatacaaaaattagccgggcatggtggtgggcgcctataatcccagctccttgggaggctgaggtaggagtatcgCGTCAACCttgtgggtggaggttgcagtgagctgagatcatgccagttcattccagactgggcaaaagagcaaaactctgtctcaaaaaaaaaaaaaaaaaaaaaaagggcaagagTATGAGAGGACAAGGGGGACCGTGACGTGAGGGGagccagagaggaaaaaaggCCTCTGAGATGGGAGAAGGAAtcagagaggtgggaggatgctgaGGAAAGGGGAGTTGTCTTAGCAGGAGGATGCTTGGGGAAGGGAGGAGTCTTAGGAGGATGCTAAGCTAAAGGAAGGAGTTTGGAGAAATGAGGGAGGAGTCTGAGCGGCAGAAGGTGCCAGGAAGGCCGAGCCTGTGCTTTCACTAAATTTCACCTTCCCCTGTTCCATTCCCCATGACCGATACCAAATAGCATAGCatttagaaaaaagtaaatcttggccaggcgcggtggctcacgcctgtaaccccagcactttggagggccaaggtgggcggatcatgaggtcaggagttcgagaccagcttggccaacatggtgaaacgcccgtctctattaaaaatacaaaaaatagccaggcatgcaccatcatggtgcaaccctgtaatcccagctactcgggaggctgaggcaggagaattgcttgaacccgggaggcggaggttgcagtgaaccgagatcgcgcaactgcactccagcttgggcgacagagcaagactctgtctcaaaaaaaaaaaaaaaagaaaaaacgaagAAGTCTTTTGTTTCACCACTCCACGACTCCGAAGAGGctgagggggatggggagggcatAGATGGTGATAAAGAAGGAGTTCGGCGGTAAGAAGGGGCTGAGAGGAGGGGAAATACGCGgagaagaaatgcaaaagaaaaggagGCCTAAAGCCGCTCCCGGTTGCATGGCAACCTTTGCGGTCAGAAGCCAGCATGGCCTGCTAGGAGGTGTGGCTTACGGAAACAAGCCAGTTCTAGCCCCGCCTCCTAGCAACAAGACTAACAAAGTACCGCCCCCTAGCAACGTATTATCGGAGGCGGGGCTCGGTTTACCTAGACTCCAAGTGTCCAGGGCCTTTGAGCAGGCGCAGAGGTGGCTGTACCGCGTGGCTCCGCCTCCGCGCGACACTTTTCCGGGGCTTCTCATTGGAGAGCAAGCCTGTCAAGTGCTTTCTGTTGTTTCGGAGGCGGGGCCTGCTGCCCTGCCTGCACTCCGATTGGCCCCGCGGGCCGTCTACCTCTGGCCGGACATACCTACACCGGCTTTTTGTACGACTGTTGGCCCTGGAGAACGATCCTTTGGTGGCGAGGGCGGGGAGGACGAAAGCGCCCACTGTGGATTGGACAGTGTCAAAAAGAGGGGCGGTCCCTACTGAAGGGGCGGTTGGGCGACGAAGGGAAGAGTCTTTTCAGCGCTGAGGACTGGCGCTGAGGAGGCGGCGGTGGCTCCCGGGGCGTTTGAGCGGGCTCACCCGAGCCCGCGGGCCAACGCGGATCCAGGCCCGACTGGCGGGACCGCCCCGGATTCCCCGCGGGCCTTCCTAGCCGCCATGGAGGACGGCGTCTATGGTAGGTCGGGGAGGGGCGGGGTCGGCTGGGAGTTGCTGGAGCGTTTTCTCCTGAACGTTCCGCCGCGAACGTTTCCCCCTGGCGCGCGGCGCCCAGAAGCGTTCGGCTCAGTCGTAGACTTGTCGCGCCGCTTTTGTTGGGCGCTGGACGGGCTTCCGGCGGGGCCCGAAAGCCGGGCGTTCCAGGCCATTGTTTGGGCTGAGCCTGTTTCCGGTGGCGGCGGGAGGGGCGGGATGGAGTGGTGGAGGCGAGGCCGGGGCGGAACCATTCCCGCTGGAGGGGCGGGCGAGCCCAGCGCCTGCCGGGGCCGGGGAGGGGCGCTTGGGTTGCGGGGAGGGGAGAAATCTTGGGGGGCGGGGGCCTTCGATGTCCCGCCCCACCTTCCCAACTCTCCTGAGCTGTCATCAGTTCCCCCGGCTGTAGTGACTTTTCATGGACCCAGTAGTCCGGATAACCAGGTCCCCAGCTACCTCGCCAGTAATGGAGTCAGAAAACCAAGGCCTCAGTCCCCTTCCAAGTAATGGACCTAGAAGCCGAGGCCCCCAGCCCTTTCTTCCCTCAGATCTAAGAGCTCAGGCACCCATTCCCCTTCTCCCTCAGACTCAGGAATCCGGGCCCCAATTCCCCTTGTCCCCCAGGACTCAAGAGTTTAGAGCCCCAGCTCTTTCTCCTCTGCAGGGAGGAATCCAGGCCCCCAGCCCATTCTTCTGTGCAGACATAGGAAGCCCCTTACACATCCTCTCCCAGCTCTGTCCGCCCCCAGATTGCAGGAATTCAGGCTCACGGCCCCTAGCACTGACTTTTAAACCTTGACCCCGATCCCTAGAACCCCCAGACCTGACTCCGGAGGAGCGGATGGAGCTGGAGAACATCCGGCGGCGGAAGCAGGAGCTGCTGGTGGAGATTCAGCGCCTGCGGGAGGAGCTCAGTGAAGCCATGAGCGAGGTGGAGGGGCTGGAGGCCAATGAGGGCAGGTGAGGGCTGGGGCGGATGACCTAGGGGGCGTGGGGTTGGCTGAGGCCAGGGATGCCCAGGCATTgaccctccacccccaaccctgcTCTCTGCTCCTGCAGTAAGACCTTGCAACGGAACCGGAAGATGGCAATGGGCAGGAAGAAGTTCAACATGGACCCCAAGAAGGTGCTTGGGGCCACAGGACTGGGATCAGCTGGGCAAACATCCAGGCAGGGGCTTCTGGCACCTCCGGGTTCCAGAAGCGTGATGGTGCCGGGTCTATTCTAGGTGGACAGACTTGGTCCTAATCCCTGGATTCAGATACTGGCTGTCCATTTGTTTTCTGAACACTGAACACTGACCAAGTGTTCCAGCCCTCCTGACTGTTTTGTCCCCTGCCTGGAAGGTCGTCTTCCACTTTCTACTTGTATGGGCGCATTTCTGGTCCCAAGATGAGCTCGAGTCTTGTAGGGGCTGTGGACAAAGTGACATGCACAAAGGAGAGTTGACCTCTCTCCCACAAAGGTGCCGTGACGGAGGAAGGTATCAGGGTAGTGGACCTCTGGAGGAGGCAGGCTGGTggagtcagggagggcttccttgAGGAGGAGACATTCAGGTCGggtttgaaggatgagtaggtgTTCACCAGGTGGAGGAAAGGCTTTTGTTCACctactctttgtgtgtgtgtgtgagacagagtcttgctctatcacccaggctggagtgcagcgatgtgatctcggctcactaacctccgcctcctgcgattctcctgcctcagcctcccaagtagctgggcttacaggctcccaccaccatgcccagctaatttttgtatttttagtacagatggggtttcaccatgttggccaggctgcttccaaactcctgacgtcaggtgatccgcccgcctcagcctcccaaagtgttgggattacaggcatgagccaccgtgcctggcctgttcacATACTCATTTAACACccattttctgaggcctctcaaGAGTCTGATCCTGTGTAGGGCAATGCTGGGGACCCAAAGAAGAATTAGATGCTGCCTTGTGCTCAGAGAGCCCTTGGACACCGATACCACAGTTCACAGTGAGATAAAGCAGTAGTAGAGAGGTCTTCGTAgcacagagagtgagagaaacCTCCAGTCTAGCCAGGGCTTCGAGTTCACAGCCCTTGAAGGACTGCGTCTGCTAACAGGTTGTCACGTTATTCTTTCCTGAAGCAATTGGAATTCtgttcagtcattcaacaaacattgattgGCTGGGttcggtggcttatgcctgtaatcccagtgctttgagaggccgaggagggaggattgcttgaagccaggaatttgagaccagcctgggcagcatagtgataactcatctctagaaaaaatataaataaataaattagccaggtgtgttggggcatgcctatagtcccagcttctgaggaggccgaagtgagaggatcccttgagcccagcagttcgaagctgcaatgagctgtgatcacgccactgcactccagtctgcaatagagcgagaccaggtctcagaaaaaagagaaaatgtactgAGCACCTGTGCCTTGCCAGACCCTGTTGTTGGTGCTGGAATTAACCAGGCAAAGGCAGAGAGGGTAGGCCATGAAGTGCAAAGGCCATGAGTTGGGAAGAATGCTATTTAAGACCTGTGAGAAGGCTGAAAATGAAACCTGGCCCTGGTCTGTTGAGGGTGGGGGTAGGTCTGGATGCTGAGGTTCCCAGGGAGGTGAGTGGGGTGGCTTTCTGGCCCTCAGCACTGAGACCTTGTCCCCACCCACCAGGGGATCCAGTTCTTGGTGGAGAATGAACTGCTGCAGAACACACCCGAGGAGATCGCCCGCTTCCTGTACAAGGGCGAGGGGCTGAACAAGACAGCCATCGGGGACTACCTGGGGGAGAGGTACGGTCACCACTCAGCTCCTGTGgggcccctccctcccaccccccagaCCCAGCTCCTGCCCTCACACTGGCAGCTCACAGGTGGAACAGCCCTGCAGCCTCCCCGCAGAGGGGCCCTGGCAGATCAGCCTTCTGACTGGACTGTGACAGAATGGACTGACATGGGCTAGGGGAGCCTGCGGCCAACCGAGAGCATCTGGGGATGTGGGGCCTTCTGGAATTACCTGGCAGTTGTGGGGAAGCATCCATTTATGTCTGAGAAGGGTAGAGAACATCTCTCAAGGATCATGGGAGCTTGAGAACCGTGGGTAGACCATGGCTGTGCATAGGCACTGGGTGGCCATCTGGGAGCTGTGGGGACCGCTGGGCCCTTGTGGGAGCTTAGGAGTTGTGGGGGTCATTTGGAAGCCTAGGGTGCACAGGACTGGACATCAGATGATTGGAGGCCATCTGTGGACGTCTGGGAATCAGGGATTTATAGAGATCTGGGGTGCTTGGGAAGCATCTCTGGATGTCTGGGGGATGTGGGGGCTGTGTCTGGATACCTGGGGAGCATGGGGATCATTTGAGAGAGGTGACAGTAGGTAGCATACATGTTTGCGGCATTTCTCCCAACTGTACAAAGGTCTGGCCTAAGCAGGGTTCCCAAGCCAGATATTCCTCCCAAGAGTGTGTTCTGAGCATCCCCCACCCTGGGGGCAGGCCTGTGTGGGAGTCCAGCAGGAAACTTCACCCTCGGCAGTGGGCAGCTGTGGTGCAGTAGAGGGGGCACGACTTCCCCAGGGCATTGCCCTTTGCCCATTCCTGCCCCATCCTTTCCAAACTGTATGTGTCTTTGTCCCATCCTTCCAGGGAAGAACTGAACCTGGCAGTGCTCCATGCTTTTGTGGATCTGCATGAGTTCACCGACCTCAATCTGGTGCAGGCCCTCAGGTGAGTGAGGGGGAGGGGTTTGGAACGCCAGGAATGTACCTGTCAGGGCCTTCCTAGTTACAAGTGACAAACCTtactcaagaaaaaaacagaaacaagcaaaacagaaacaaaaactagGGAACTGAGTGTGTCCTGCACCATAAAAGTTCAGGGTTATGGCCTCCTTCAGGTATGGCTATATCCAGGAGCTCAAATGGTGGTCAGAAAGTCGACTTTCTTTGCCTCTTGTATTTGCCACTGTGTCAGCATTGCTCTCTGCAGACCCGCTTACCTGATAACAAGCCTCAACCAACCCCCAGACCTGTCTAGCGAACTTAGCAGAAAGAGGCTATTTCTGTAGGGATTCACAACACTCCCGTGGCCAATGCCCATTGGTGAGACTGGATCATGTGACCATACCTGAAACAACTGCTGAGGCCGGAAGGTCGGGATTCCTCGTGGACCAGTTCCTAACACAGGGACTGAGAGTGGGGACAGGCTCCCACCAGCCCTGGCATCCATTCCTGGCCCCTCCCCAACCCAGGCAGTTTCTATGGAGCTTTCGCCTACCCGGAGAGGCCCAGAAAATTGACCGGATGATGGAGGCCTTCGCCCAGCGATACTGCCTGTGCAACCCTGGGGTTTTCCAGTCCACAGGTGCGGGCCCCAAATCCTGGGTCCTGGGAAAGAGGAGACTGGGGCCCAGACTCCTAGgtctgagggagggagggggctgggagcTGGGAATCCTGGGTCCTGGGGAATGGGGGCACTGGGGACTGACATGCCTGGGTCGTCACCACCTGCCCTGTCCGGTGCAGACACGTGCTATGTGCTGTCCTTCGCCGTCATCATGCTCAACACCAGTCTCCACAATCCCAATGTCCGGGACAAGCCGGGcctggagcgctttgtggccatgAACCGGGGCATCAACGAGGGCGGGGACCTGCCTGAGGAGCTGCTCAGGGTCAGtcccccttccctgcccctcaGCCCTGCCCCTCTTCCTGCCACAGACACCCCCGCCCCACCTGTGGTCTCCTAGTGCCCAAGCTGTCTGCCCTCACCCCCAAGATGGTGCGATCATGCCAACTCGTGTGtgatctttttctctctctctgggtgcTTCTCTTCTTGACTGTCTCTCTCAGGCTTTGGCCCTGACAATTTTGGCCTGTCTGTCTTCTCTGTCTCTGGCTGTTGGGCTTTCCGGCCCTCGATTGGCCTCATTCCCCATCTGTCTGTTTCTCTGAGGACGTAGCCGGCTCCTCCACCTATCACCAGGGCATCTCTTCTTTCCtccgccacctcagcctccctccacTTCTCTGCCTTtcacttccctctcctccccactacccctctctcttccccactaTGAGTCATCCCATCCCTGGTCTCGCTGCCCCCCACCCTGAGTAACCCTGGGGGGCCCCAGGGGGCTCGAATGGCTAATGCAGCCTTTACTCCTCAGAACCTGTACGACAGCATCCGAAATGAGCCCTTCAAGATTCCTGAGGATGACGGGAATGACCTGACCCACACCTTCTTCAACCCGGACCGGGAGGGCTGGCTCCTGAAGCTGGGTACGTGCCCTCCCGACCCCGCTGGTCCCTCCGCAGGAGGACATTTGTGGGCCTGGGCCCTGGACTCAGCTTCCGCACACACCTGCTGCCTGAACTGAGGCAAATGATTcgacctctctgaacctcagttttccacACCCAAAAAATGGGGCTGAAAATAAAATCAGGCCTGTGTGCTGGGCCTGGCCTGTAGTAAGTACTTCCCAACCCCTTCTCTTGACCCACAAATGTTGATGGAGCCcttctgtgccaggccctgagctgGGCTGAGGAGGCAGTGAGAGGCAGCTGACATTGTCCTTTCGTGGGAGAAGAGTTCACTCAGGCTTCTTTCCACTGCGTTAACCCAGCCCGAGGGAGCCAAACCCCTGGAATCTATTCCCCTTGGCAAGAACTCCCAGGGTTCCAGGCAGGACTGACCCCGCACTCCGAGGCATCAGGCCCAGAGCACTTGGCTGATCCAGGTGCCATCCTTCCCGAAACACCACCCACAGGCAGAAAAGAGCCAAACAGGCCAGGAAACCTGTCCCAGATTCTGGCTTCCAGCTGTGGAGGGAATAGCCAGGGCTGGTGCAGATGAGTCGGGAAACCCAGCAGAGATGGAGGGGGGAGTCTTCGTCATAACACGTGGCACTGGCACATTCAAGGTCGGTTAGCATGGATCAGACAGGATCGTAGCATGATGAGGGGTTAGCACAAGGACTAGagtggttctcagccctggctgtACATGAGATTTGCCTGGGCAACTCGAAAACTCCGGTGGCTGGGCCATAGACTCCTGAAGTCAGGCTCTCAGGAGCAGAAGGGCCATCAGTCATCGTTTAAGCTCCTCGGGTGCTCCCAATGCATAGTCAAGGTTGAGAGCTACTGGCCTGGAGCCGTGCCTGGTAACAGTAGGTGCCACCTGCGTGTTAGATGTGGTTTATAATGGAGACACGGTGCACAGCTGCTCCAGAGAGACACATCTGGGCAGTTACAGTCCAGCACAGCAGTGGAGGCTTCCCGCGGCAGCAGGAGAGCCCACAGGAAGCTTTCAGCTCAGTGAAGGGAGTCAAGGTCAGGCTTCTTGGAAGGAGGTTGGACAGGGCAGCTTTGGCCTCTGAGTCTTGGGGGCCTCCCCATGTGGAACTGTGCTCTTAAACCAGGGCATCACCACCTCAACAGATGCCAGGGTTTCCtggtaaatgtaaaatacacaagTCAGGCAGGGCACAGGGGCCCAcccctgtaatttcagcactttgggaggacaaggcaggaggattgttagaggtcaggagtttgagaccaacctgggcaatataatgataccccccatctctacaaaaaataaaaaaattagccaggcatggtga
The DNA window shown above is from Homo sapiens chromosome 19, GRCh38.p14 Primary Assembly and carries:
- the CYTH2 gene encoding cytohesin-2 isoform 2 (isoform 2 is encoded by transcript variant 2); the encoded protein is MEDGVYEPPDLTPEERMELENIRRRKQELLVEIQRLREELSEAMSEVEGLEANEGSKTLQRNRKMAMGRKKFNMDPKKGIQFLVENELLQNTPEEIARFLYKGEGLNKTAIGDYLGEREELNLAVLHAFVDLHEFTDLNLVQALRQFLWSFRLPGEAQKIDRMMEAFAQRYCLCNPGVFQSTDTCYVLSFAVIMLNTSLHNPNVRDKPGLERFVAMNRGINEGGDLPEELLRNLYDSIRNEPFKIPEDDGNDLTHTFFNPDREGWLLKLGGRVKTWKRRWFILTDNCLYYFEYTTDKEPRGIIPLENLSIREVDDPRKPNCFELYIPNNKGQLIKACKTEADGRVVEGNHMVYRISAPTQEEKDEWIKSIQAAVSVDPFYEMLAARKKRISVKKKQEQP
- the CYTH2 gene encoding cytohesin-2 isoform 1 (isoform 1 is encoded by transcript variant 1); protein product: MEDGVYEPPDLTPEERMELENIRRRKQELLVEIQRLREELSEAMSEVEGLEANEGSKTLQRNRKMAMGRKKFNMDPKKGIQFLVENELLQNTPEEIARFLYKGEGLNKTAIGDYLGEREELNLAVLHAFVDLHEFTDLNLVQALRQFLWSFRLPGEAQKIDRMMEAFAQRYCLCNPGVFQSTDTCYVLSFAVIMLNTSLHNPNVRDKPGLERFVAMNRGINEGGDLPEELLRNLYDSIRNEPFKIPEDDGNDLTHTFFNPDREGWLLKLGGGRVKTWKRRWFILTDNCLYYFEYTTDKEPRGIIPLENLSIREVDDPRKPNCFELYIPNNKGQLIKACKTEADGRVVEGNHMVYRISAPTQEEKDEWIKSIQAAVSVDPFYEMLAARKKRISVKKKQEQP
- the CYTH2 gene encoding cytohesin-2 isoform X1; the encoded protein is MDPVVRITRSPATSPVMESENQGLSPLPKPPDLTPEERMELENIRRRKQELLVEIQRLREELSEAMSEVEGLEANEGSKTLQRNRKMAMGRKKFNMDPKKGIQFLVENELLQNTPEEIARFLYKGEGLNKTAIGDYLGEREELNLAVLHAFVDLHEFTDLNLVQALRQFLWSFRLPGEAQKIDRMMEAFAQRYCLCNPGVFQSTDTCYVLSFAVIMLNTSLHNPNVRDKPGLERFVAMNRGINEGGDLPEELLRNLYDSIRNEPFKIPEDDGNDLTHTFFNPDREGWLLKLGGRVKTWKRRWFILTDNCLYYFEYTTDKEPRGIIPLENLSIREVDDPRKPNCFELYIPNNKGQLIKACKTEADGRVVEGNHMVYRISAPTQEEKDEWIKSIQAAVSVDPFYEMLAARKKRISVKKKQEQP